One genomic window of Candidatus Woesearchaeota archaeon includes the following:
- a CDS encoding translation initiation factor IF-2 subunit beta, giving the protein MDYEELLKRAKAVLPDDVEETQRFSIPKVKGHVQGQKTVINNFEAIAKHLGRKPQHLLKFLQKELATPGEIIKQSVVFGSKLSASKVNEKIEKYADTFVLCKECGKPETKLSKEAGVIIMTCQACGAKHSIRSKI; this is encoded by the coding sequence GGTCTTGCCTGATGATGTGGAGGAAACGCAGCGGTTTAGCATTCCGAAGGTGAAGGGGCACGTGCAGGGTCAGAAGACCGTTATTAATAATTTCGAGGCGATTGCCAAGCACTTGGGGCGAAAGCCGCAGCATTTGTTGAAGTTTTTGCAAAAGGAGCTTGCAACCCCTGGAGAGATCATTAAACAGAGTGTTGTATTTGGGAGTAAGCTCTCTGCTTCGAAAGTGAATGAAAAGATTGAGAAATATGCTGATACGTTTGTTCTGTGCAAGGAGTGTGGGAAGCCTGAGACGAAGCTGAGCAAAGAAGCGGGCGTGATTATCATGACGTGCCAGGCGTGCGGGGCTAAGCACTCTATTCGGTCAAAAATTTAA